Proteins encoded by one window of Cyclobacteriaceae bacterium:
- the narH gene encoding nitrate reductase subunit beta has translation MDVRAQMSMVFHLDKCIGCHTCSIACKNIWTDRKGAEYQWWNNVETKPGTGYPTKWEDQNIYKGGWEKKNGDISLKGAGKLRGLMNIFHNPHLPVIDDYYEPFTYKYLDLIESPAMDDQPTARPVSLITGKPIDIKGGPNWDDDLSGTPDYARQDPNLKNLSPAEQEAMFQLERMAFYYLPRICNHCLNPACVASCPSGAIYKRGEDGVVLINQNVCRAWRMCVTACPYKKSYYNWHTGKSEKCILCYPRIEAGYAPACMHSCVGRIRYLGVVLYDADMIYDAASSDENNLVDRQLSMILDPFNEQVIEAAKKNGVADSTIKAAQYSPTYKFVKEWGLALPLHPEFRTLPMLFYVPPLLPVMASLREVDNQAQSEKMDPIAKYWNDNWLYDTSTEELWGTIEQARFPLQYLASLFSAGDEGKIKHILKKLMAVRIYRRSKTVGDMEQAKVDQVMKDTNLTAEEAEAIYYLTSLAKFDDRFVIPASHREQSLEMLEFPGDARGSVGFGFKSEPLRSA, from the coding sequence ATGGATGTACGAGCACAAATGTCAATGGTTTTTCACCTCGATAAATGCATCGGGTGTCATACCTGTTCCATTGCCTGTAAAAATATATGGACCGACCGTAAAGGAGCCGAATATCAATGGTGGAATAATGTAGAAACCAAACCGGGAACCGGTTATCCCACAAAATGGGAAGATCAGAATATTTACAAAGGCGGTTGGGAAAAGAAGAATGGTGACATCAGTTTGAAGGGTGCAGGTAAACTGCGTGGATTGATGAACATCTTTCACAACCCACACTTGCCGGTAATTGATGATTACTACGAGCCTTTTACCTACAAGTATCTCGACCTGATTGAATCGCCCGCTATGGATGATCAACCAACGGCAAGGCCGGTTTCGCTCATCACAGGCAAACCCATCGATATCAAAGGCGGTCCTAACTGGGACGATGACCTGAGCGGAACACCCGATTATGCTCGACAGGATCCAAACCTGAAGAACCTGTCGCCTGCCGAGCAGGAAGCTATGTTCCAGCTGGAGCGGATGGCCTTTTATTACCTGCCACGCATCTGCAACCATTGTTTAAATCCTGCCTGCGTAGCCTCCTGTCCTTCCGGTGCGATCTACAAGCGTGGTGAAGATGGTGTGGTGTTGATCAACCAGAATGTTTGCCGGGCGTGGCGGATGTGTGTGACGGCATGCCCCTATAAAAAATCCTATTACAACTGGCATACTGGTAAATCTGAGAAATGCATTCTGTGTTACCCCAGAATTGAAGCCGGATATGCACCTGCCTGTATGCATTCTTGTGTTGGACGCATACGCTACCTGGGCGTAGTCCTGTATGATGCAGACATGATTTATGATGCTGCATCCAGCGATGAGAATAACCTGGTAGATCGGCAACTCAGCATGATCCTCGATCCCTTCAATGAACAAGTAATTGAAGCAGCCAAGAAAAATGGTGTGGCCGATTCAACCATCAAAGCGGCTCAATATTCACCAACCTACAAGTTTGTTAAAGAATGGGGACTGGCCCTGCCGTTACATCCGGAATTCAGAACCCTGCCCATGTTGTTCTACGTACCACCCTTGTTACCGGTGATGGCCTCCCTGCGTGAAGTAGATAACCAGGCACAATCCGAGAAGATGGATCCCATCGCCAAGTACTGGAACGACAACTGGCTTTATGATACCAGCACCGAGGAATTATGGGGTACCATTGAGCAAGCTCGTTTTCCCTTACAATACCTGGCCAGTCTCTTTAGTGCGGGTGACGAAGGGAAAATCAAGCACATCCTGAAAAAGCTTATGGCCGTGCGTATTTATCGCAGAAGCAAAACCGTAGGCGATATGGAGCAGGCTAAGGTTGACCAGGTAATGAAAGACACCAACCTGACAGCCGAAGAGGCAGAAGCAATTTACTACCTCACTTCGCTGGCCAAGTTTGATGATCGATTTGTGATACCGGCTTCACACCGCGAGCAATCGCTGGAGATGCTGGAGTTTCCAGGCGATGCCCGTGGCTCTGTTGGATTTGGATTTAAATCGGAACCGTTACGCAGTGCATAA
- a CDS encoding nitrate reductase subunit alpha, which translates to MSWIEDIISPQTRKWEEFYRNRFQHDRIVRSTHGVNCTGGCSWQIHVKDGIVVWETQQLDYPLLESSLPPYEPRGCQRGISFSWYLYSPLRIKYPLIRGALIDAWREEKKKAGDPVKAWASLQANAEKRKKYQNARGKGGFRRVTWDEVMELIAAANIYTAKKYGPDRVIGFSPIPAMSMLSYAAGARFLQLFGGVNLSFYDWYCDLPTAFPEIWGEQTDVCESADWYNAKMIADMGACLNMTRTPDCHFFAESRHNGTKAVVFSPDFSQVCKYADQWVPVHAGSDGAFWMAVTHIILKEWHHEKQTPYFLDYTKQYTDSPFLVKLEEEDGKLVPGQLVRANEMAEFSSLENGDWKFLNIDSKTGKLVVPKGTMGHRWEKKGGNWNIKLEHEVDNQPFDPYLTLINNSDEVLQVTFTEFGLDKHRQRGVPVKYLQTSAGKIPVTTVYDLVMAQYGVDRGLLGDYPKDYTDKDAAYTPAWQEIFTGVDSKTVIQFAKEWANTANLTGGKCMIIVGAGINHWYHANLMYRAGIMALMLTGCVGKNGGGMNHYVGQEKLAPVDSWSALTFGKDWQSAARLQQAPLWHYINTCQYRYDGQFSKYNTVPKNKWTQQHTADTIFQSVRMGWMPFYPQFNQNTLELSKEAQQNGAKTDDEIKNYTVEKLKAKKLHYAVGDPEAEENHPKVWFIWRGNAIMGSMKGHEYALKHYLGTHSNRIAKDSPDHTDEVKWHDMAPEGKMDLVVDLNFRMDSSALYSDIVLPAASWYEKADLNSTDLHSFIHPLSAAIAPVWEAKTDWDIFKLIAKHTSEIAKQHLSEPQKDIVCSPLSHDSAGEITQRHVKDWYKGECEPIPGKTMHSIAVVDRDYTKLYDKFITLGDRIKKSGLGAHGNNYMCDDVYDEIMESNHFPKERMNGSVLPSLKEDRDAANILLKLSTLTNGKLTVRAYREAEKKTGLVLSDIGEGYEQVGITYGDLQAQPRRYNSSPLWSGLMQDGRAYSAYTYNVDKLVPWRTLTGRQHFYLDHELYIAYGEHLPTYKPSPKPEAYGDLKESLEREQAKVLNCLTPHGKWHIHSTYMENLRMLTLSRGCEPCWINEKDAEDLGIKDNDWVEVYNDHGVYCTRACVSSRIPRGVCIVYHVPERTTGIPKSQVRGNKRGGGHNSFTRIHLKPNYLTGGYGQFSYHFNYWGPIAPNRDTHVIVKKMEKLVW; encoded by the coding sequence ATGAGCTGGATTGAAGACATCATATCGCCACAGACCCGTAAGTGGGAAGAGTTTTACCGCAACCGCTTTCAGCATGATCGCATAGTGCGAAGTACCCATGGCGTGAATTGCACGGGTGGGTGCTCCTGGCAAATCCATGTGAAAGATGGTATCGTGGTATGGGAAACCCAACAACTCGACTATCCATTACTGGAAAGTTCGCTCCCACCTTATGAGCCGCGCGGTTGCCAACGGGGTATTTCTTTTTCTTGGTATTTATATAGCCCGCTTCGCATTAAGTATCCCCTTATTCGCGGAGCATTGATCGATGCCTGGCGTGAAGAAAAAAAGAAGGCAGGTGATCCGGTTAAAGCCTGGGCAAGCCTGCAGGCCAACGCAGAAAAAAGAAAGAAATACCAGAACGCACGCGGAAAAGGTGGCTTCAGAAGGGTAACCTGGGACGAGGTGATGGAACTGATTGCTGCCGCCAATATTTACACCGCCAAAAAATACGGCCCTGATCGCGTTATAGGGTTTTCACCCATACCGGCCATGTCCATGCTGAGCTATGCGGCAGGCGCCCGATTCCTTCAACTCTTTGGAGGGGTGAACCTGAGCTTCTACGATTGGTACTGCGATCTGCCCACCGCCTTCCCCGAAATATGGGGCGAACAAACCGATGTGTGCGAAAGTGCCGATTGGTACAACGCCAAGATGATTGCTGATATGGGTGCCTGCCTGAACATGACCCGCACACCCGACTGTCACTTTTTTGCTGAGTCCAGACATAACGGAACCAAGGCCGTGGTGTTCTCACCTGATTTCAGCCAGGTGTGCAAGTATGCCGATCAATGGGTGCCCGTTCATGCCGGCAGTGATGGTGCCTTCTGGATGGCAGTAACGCACATTATATTAAAGGAGTGGCACCACGAAAAACAAACTCCGTATTTTTTAGACTATACCAAGCAATACACCGACAGTCCGTTCCTGGTAAAACTTGAAGAGGAAGACGGTAAACTTGTACCTGGCCAACTGGTTCGCGCCAATGAAATGGCTGAGTTCAGTAGCCTTGAAAATGGCGACTGGAAATTTCTGAACATCGACAGCAAGACAGGTAAACTCGTGGTACCGAAAGGAACCATGGGACACCGCTGGGAAAAGAAAGGTGGCAACTGGAACATAAAGCTGGAGCATGAAGTCGATAACCAGCCTTTTGATCCATACCTCACCCTGATCAATAATAGTGATGAGGTTCTTCAGGTAACCTTCACCGAGTTCGGATTGGACAAGCATCGTCAGCGTGGCGTTCCGGTAAAGTATTTGCAAACCAGCGCAGGTAAAATTCCGGTAACAACCGTGTATGACCTGGTGATGGCACAATATGGTGTTGATCGTGGGCTACTGGGCGATTATCCGAAAGACTACACCGATAAGGATGCTGCCTATACACCGGCATGGCAGGAAATTTTCACGGGTGTAGATTCAAAGACAGTCATTCAGTTTGCCAAAGAATGGGCAAACACAGCAAACCTTACAGGCGGTAAATGCATGATCATTGTAGGTGCAGGGATTAACCACTGGTACCATGCCAACCTGATGTATCGTGCAGGTATTATGGCCCTGATGCTTACTGGTTGCGTTGGGAAAAATGGTGGTGGAATGAATCACTATGTAGGCCAGGAAAAGCTGGCACCAGTAGATTCATGGAGTGCCCTCACCTTTGGTAAGGATTGGCAGAGTGCCGCGCGCCTGCAGCAGGCACCGCTGTGGCATTACATTAACACGTGTCAATATCGGTATGACGGTCAGTTTTCTAAATACAATACGGTTCCAAAAAATAAATGGACCCAACAACATACAGCCGATACGATATTCCAATCAGTGCGCATGGGATGGATGCCATTCTATCCGCAATTCAATCAAAACACACTGGAGCTAAGCAAGGAAGCGCAGCAAAATGGTGCAAAGACGGATGATGAAATCAAAAATTATACAGTAGAAAAACTGAAAGCAAAGAAACTGCACTATGCGGTAGGTGATCCTGAAGCAGAAGAAAATCATCCAAAAGTTTGGTTCATCTGGCGGGGCAACGCCATCATGGGCAGCATGAAAGGGCATGAATACGCACTTAAACACTATTTGGGTACGCACTCCAACCGCATCGCCAAAGATTCACCTGATCATACCGATGAAGTAAAGTGGCACGACATGGCTCCGGAAGGAAAAATGGACCTCGTGGTAGACCTGAACTTCCGTATGGATTCTTCAGCCTTGTATTCAGATATCGTATTGCCCGCAGCAAGTTGGTATGAAAAGGCCGACTTGAACAGTACAGACTTACACTCATTCATTCACCCACTTTCAGCAGCCATTGCACCGGTGTGGGAAGCCAAAACTGACTGGGATATTTTTAAGTTGATTGCCAAACACACCAGTGAAATAGCAAAGCAACATTTGAGTGAGCCGCAGAAGGACATTGTGTGCTCACCGCTTTCCCATGATTCTGCCGGTGAGATTACCCAACGGCATGTGAAAGACTGGTACAAAGGCGAATGCGAACCCATACCAGGGAAAACCATGCACAGCATAGCCGTGGTAGATCGTGATTATACCAAATTATACGACAAGTTCATCACGCTTGGCGACCGTATCAAAAAGAGTGGCCTTGGTGCACACGGCAACAACTACATGTGTGATGATGTGTACGATGAAATCATGGAATCAAACCACTTCCCGAAAGAACGGATGAATGGTAGCGTGCTCCCGTCATTAAAAGAAGACCGGGATGCGGCCAACATACTTTTAAAACTATCTACGCTAACCAACGGCAAGCTTACTGTTCGTGCCTACCGGGAAGCAGAGAAAAAAACCGGCCTTGTGTTATCGGATATCGGTGAAGGCTATGAACAGGTTGGCATTACATACGGGGATCTGCAGGCACAACCGCGCAGGTACAACTCCTCACCACTTTGGTCGGGATTAATGCAGGATGGTCGTGCCTACTCTGCCTACACCTACAATGTTGATAAATTGGTTCCATGGAGAACCCTTACCGGCAGGCAACACTTCTACCTGGATCATGAGTTGTACATCGCCTATGGCGAGCACCTTCCTACCTATAAGCCTTCACCCAAACCAGAAGCATACGGTGATCTCAAGGAATCGCTGGAGCGCGAGCAGGCCAAAGTGCTGAACTGCCTCACACCGCATGGTAAATGGCACATCCACTCCACGTATATGGAGAACTTGCGCATGCTCACGCTTTCGCGGGGATGCGAACCGTGCTGGATCAATGAGAAAGATGCAGAAGACCTCGGCATCAAAGACAACGACTGGGTAGAGGTGTACAACGACCACGGTGTTTACTGTACGCGAGCTTGTGTAAGCTCACGGATACCACGCGGTGTATGCATTGTTTACCATGTACCGGAACGAACTACAGGTATCCCCAAATCACAAGTTCGGGGTAACAAGCGTGGTGGCGGACACAACAGCTTCACACGCATACACTTGAAGCCGAACTACCTTACCGGTGGATACGGTCAGTTTTCTTATCATTTCAACTATTGGGGCCCAATCGCACCAAACCGCGATACCCACGTAATTGTAAAGAAGATGGAAAAATTAGTATGGTAA
- a CDS encoding c-type cytochrome, giving the protein MKTVKLGLTTLVFCVGIFAAYAQQSGEMMFKTFCSACHTISKGRLIGPDLADVQLRRSDDWLAEFIKSSQAMVSKGDPDAVALFEEYNKTVMPDAPYSIDQIKEIIGYIKSKSPGFVATTESTTSSIPEEPKQPVRSVNEATESEIKLGQLLFTGETKLGEGGPGCISCHHVKNNALIGGGLLAKDLTDAFSRMNEAGIQAILTSPPFPAMREAYLNHPVSEQEAYALTAFLKQADEDQFGQYPRNWQHFFLLSGGASFIALLVIFSMVWSNRKKNAVNKKIFDRQVYS; this is encoded by the coding sequence ATGAAAACAGTAAAACTCGGTTTAACCACCCTTGTATTTTGCGTGGGGATATTTGCCGCCTACGCCCAACAATCAGGTGAAATGATGTTTAAAACATTCTGTTCAGCCTGTCACACCATATCTAAAGGTAGGCTGATAGGGCCCGATCTGGCCGATGTACAACTTCGAAGGTCAGATGATTGGCTAGCAGAATTCATTAAATCATCACAAGCTATGGTTAGCAAAGGAGATCCCGATGCGGTTGCCCTTTTTGAGGAATACAATAAAACTGTGATGCCTGATGCGCCCTATTCGATTGATCAGATTAAGGAAATCATTGGCTATATAAAATCGAAAAGCCCCGGTTTCGTAGCCACGACTGAGTCAACTACATCATCAATTCCCGAGGAACCCAAACAACCGGTACGTTCAGTGAATGAAGCTACTGAAAGCGAAATCAAGTTGGGGCAATTGCTATTCACAGGAGAAACAAAGTTGGGTGAAGGGGGTCCCGGTTGCATTTCCTGTCATCATGTTAAAAATAACGCGTTGATTGGAGGCGGACTATTAGCCAAGGATTTAACCGATGCTTTTTCCCGAATGAATGAAGCGGGTATCCAGGCAATCCTAACCTCTCCCCCATTTCCAGCCATGCGAGAAGCATATTTAAACCACCCGGTTTCAGAACAGGAAGCCTACGCCCTTACAGCTTTTCTCAAACAAGCAGATGAAGATCAATTCGGGCAATACCCGCGCAACTGGCAACATTTCTTCTTGTTAAGTGGGGGTGCAAGCTTTATCGCATTGTTGGTTATCTTTTCCATGGTGTGGTCGAACCGAAAAAAGAATGCCGTAAACAAGAAAATTTTTGATCGTCAGGTTTATTCATAA
- a CDS encoding toxin-antitoxin system YwqK family antitoxin — translation MDLADLLMVRGNTILHYLKLIGLVAVVIMIWLTSERSTEPPRFSTGQPKSTGGFINGKAEGTWTWWYENGTKMTEGNFEEGKRNGLWNTWYENGVKKSEGQYVDDKLNGMYMQWYPNGNLRLEGRYVNDMKDGLFRYYDTSSMLLRESNYINGLLIK, via the coding sequence ATGGATTTGGCAGATCTGTTAATGGTCCGTGGTAATACCATACTGCATTATCTTAAATTAATAGGGTTGGTTGCCGTAGTGATTATGATTTGGTTAACCTCGGAAAGGAGCACGGAACCACCCCGTTTTTCAACCGGTCAGCCCAAGTCGACCGGTGGGTTTATTAATGGAAAGGCCGAGGGTACGTGGACCTGGTGGTATGAGAACGGAACTAAAATGACCGAAGGAAATTTCGAGGAGGGAAAACGGAATGGCCTGTGGAATACGTGGTACGAAAATGGAGTAAAAAAAAGTGAGGGCCAGTATGTTGACGATAAATTGAATGGAATGTATATGCAATGGTACCCAAACGGAAACCTGCGGTTGGAGGGAAGATATGTGAATGATATGAAAGATGGCCTATTCCGGTATTATGATACAAGTAGTATGCTTTTAAGGGAAAGTAACTACATTAATGGTTTGCTGATTAAGTAG